A window of Methanomassiliicoccus sp. contains these coding sequences:
- a CDS encoding ribbon-helix-helix protein, CopG family yields the protein MSETERITIRIPSDKVEALEMLVKEGKYPTISDAIRAAIDSFVDSNFTPDHIERVTVELPKGNVVELECLVKDGDSVSIDDAIRNAVREYTRKRLRVMEEMH from the coding sequence ATGAGCGAGACTGAACGGATCACCATAAGGATACCGAGCGATAAGGTCGAGGCCTTGGAGATGCTGGTGAAAGAGGGTAAGTACCCCACGATCTCTGATGCCATTCGAGCGGCCATCGACAGCTTCGTGGACAGCAACTTCACTCCCGATCACATCGAGAGAGTGACAGTAGAGCTGCCCAAGGGCAACGTGGTAGAGCTCGAATGTCTGGTCAAAGACGGCGACTCCGTTTCGATCGACGATGCCATAAGGAACGCTGTTAGGGAGTACACGAGGAAGAGGCTCCGGGTCATGGAGGAGATGCACTAG
- a CDS encoding DUF1330 domain-containing protein, with translation MPVYVIVRVDITDRQQYQKYLAVAPSIVQKYGGRVIARSETAVTLEGPEEKRKIVLIEFSSIERVRGFYDSPEYRHARGLRAESASGEMIVVDGLIPG, from the coding sequence GTGCCAGTATATGTCATTGTACGTGTCGATATAACAGATAGGCAACAGTACCAGAAGTATCTCGCCGTGGCACCATCAATTGTACAGAAGTACGGAGGCCGGGTCATCGCAAGATCTGAGACCGCTGTGACCCTGGAGGGTCCGGAAGAGAAAAGAAAGATCGTTCTTATCGAGTTCTCGTCCATCGAGAGGGTAAGGGGGTTCTATGATTCCCCTGAGTATAGGCATGCCCGTGGACTTCGGGCAGAGTCAGCGTCCGGCGAGATGATCGTCGTTGATGGGCTAATACCTGGTTAG